CACCTTATTAAAATCGGCAGCGGCATTGATAACCGTTCTGAATTCTTCAAACTTTTCTTTCGGATAGGTTATTGCCTGATAATCCTCATAAACATTGATTTTCAGAACATCCCCTTCCAGCTTGTATCCAGAAACGAAACTGGAAACCACCTTACCATTTGCTGTATATTTTTTATCGATGATGATATCATCCATATTTTTAATCTTGTACCCTTTGGGTATTTTGATTTCCAATACACGTGTAAAACTATGGGTGTAAGTAATTTCAGCATCTGCCTGACGCGCTTTATCCTGATATAACTCTTCTTGTGAACCAATCAATGCTCCAACTTTAAAAAGGTACTTATTTCCGGCACTTTCCATCAATTGGGGTGTTTCCACCACCGATTCAATTACAAAAGGGTTAACAAGAATATCGGCTTGTTCGGCACCGGAATATTTTGATGATTTAACAATGCTTTCCGTTCCAATAAATTTGGAAAGGTTATCCATTAATTCAGCGATCTGATTTTTTTCGATATAAAAAATACTTGGCTGAATATAAAAAGCTGAATACCCCACAAATTCCTGTTTAATAGAAACCGTTGGTGTCAAGGTTTCTTCATTGAACACAACAGATTCTGTAAGATTATTATAGGATTTTGTATATACAGGTGGTTCAATAAATTTCACTTTTGAAATTCCAGCCTTAATATCTCCGACAACTGTTTCCTTAATAAACAACCCTTTGTTGTTCGTTAATTCCGGAGGAGGAAAACCAAGTCTGCTCGAATAATTAGAACAAGAAAGATACATATCAACACTAGGATAATATGTTAAGTACTCTCTTAGATTATTCCAGGAAGGAAAATTACTATCAAATTTTCTGCTTGTGCGATCTGTTGTAAGCACCAACTCGATCGGAATGTTTAATGCTTTAGCGGCTCCGATGTATAAACGTTGCAATGCTGCTTCATTTCCATATTTCAAATCCAGCATCTTATCAACAGATACGCGCTCGGAAGCAAGACTAATATTTGTTTTCATGAATTGCTCCAACGCTCTTATCTTCAACTCATCCGTTTTCATATTCGCCAGTCCTAACTTAGAAATGAGTTTATCAATGGCTTTGGTTTCTGATTTTTCAAAACTGAACATTCCGGAATACATATCCGTTCCGCAATATTCCCAAGAATATAATCTTGCTTTTCCTTTTGATGTATTGTATGTTAACTGATAATCAAAACGCATTTTATTGGCATCATACGTTGAATATTTTTCTTCGTTTAAAGCATTAATATAATCAACGGAGGTGTAGATGTGATTTTTATCTTTCAAAGCCGTATCCTTTTCAAACTGAGGAAAACCATTATAGCCTTTTGCTTCGTAAATTAAATTTGAAGGAGAATAAATATCAACGGAAACATTTTTTCGGATAACTTCATCTTGTAATGTCCAGGAAGAGCTACCACTAAAAGATTTTTTATTTGTATACAAATATTCAATCTCCCCGCCTTTATCAATTCCTTCCATTGCAAAAATGAGGAATGCACCTGCATTTTCAATATTGTCTACTTTTTTTACAGAACTTTTATTCAAAGGAATAATTTTTCCTTCAGAGGTGATGGTGCGTCCTTTCAAATCCATTTCCTCTAATATATTTGCATAGGAAACATAAATTTTATTCATTTCTTCAATTCCTTTTTCATTATTGAAATGAACAATGGTGTGGCGTGTGGAATACTCGACTAATTGGCCGGAAGCTTCATACACCTGTTCAATCATAATTTTATCTTTCAGGATGATGTAGTTCCCTTCTTTTTCTTTGTCAGATAACGTATGCAATTTGGGATTCGGATCCCAGGTATACTTTTTATATGCAAAATCGGTGCTGACTTGTGCAACAGATAGCAATGTCATAAGGAGCAACAGCAATGTGATTAGTTTCGTTTTGAAAATCATGGGATTATTGTTTTATAAGTGATACAGCTTGTTTGTTTGATTTAATTAACTCGGATAAGACTTTATTATACTTATCAAAATCAGCCACTTCGAGCATTAAAATATTGAAATAGATCTCATTCTTAAGAATGATTTGATTGTTTTTAAAAGTATACTCCGATGAAAATCCGGCTACATCGTTTTCATAACGTTTGTTTTCGGGTATAAATTCAGGTTTATAACCTGGAGGAACGTTTAAAATGGTCACCACTATTTTTTTAGTTTTATGTTTAATGTTCAGTGGTACTTTTCTGGATGCAGGAACTTGTTCCACTCCTAAACCTAAATCCATATTTAAATTAATGTACAATTCATTTTGATTTTTTCGGGCATAATCCGGCACGGAAAATTTGTAGTGAATCGTAAGCGGTTTTGTTCGGTCAAACGGACTTTGATTTATATCAGAGAAGCTAACCTTATTACTTCCTTTTGCGAAGTATCCTTTAAAAAAGACCTCTTTTTCATCTACATTCAAATGTTCGGTCGCGTAGATGTATTCCAGTTGATCATAGCCGGAAAGTACTGCTTTGCCTTTACCATTCACAAAGTTATCTTTAATATCAATTGTAATCGAATCGATTGTTTGACTCACGCTTGCATCTTTGATTGGAACCGTCACAATCAAAAAACTATCTGCAGAAACTCCAATTAAAGCCTGTTTTCCTTGAATAAAAGAAGTATACAAATCTTGTGGTGCGTGTTTCCCTGTTGCATCTAAAAAATTCCAAACACCATTTTTATCCAGATAAGAAGTAATCATATGATTATCCACACTAGGTGTAGGAACATCGGTATAGGTATATGGAATATCTCTGGAACCAATCCACGTCAAATACGATTTTACATTTGCAAATCGGAGCATTTCGTTAATAATGCTTGCCATATCCTTACAATCTCCAAATTTCCGAGTACAAACCAATCCTGCATCACGCGGAATAAATCCACCCAATCCATCTTCAAAAGCCACATACGAGATATTATCTTGTACCCAATAGAATATTTTATTTACCTTTTCAGCTTCCGAAGTAGTATTTGCAACCAGACTATCCGTAATCTGTTTTAGTTTTAAGTCTTCTGTTTGATTGAGATTTTTTTGCAAATCGCTGTACCATTTGTACAAGTTCATCGGTTTCCCCAGAAGCTCCACATTTTTTCCGTCCACCATATAATTGGTAACATAAAAAACAAGGTGCGGCTCATAATATCTGAAATTGGGCGCATCGTCATAATAAATCCCGGAGCCATCCGATTGAAATGTCCATCGGTAGATGGTTTCATTCTTCTTCTCTTCTTTTGTAAAAACAATATTTTTATTTTCACAATTAAAAAGTTTATACGCAATAGTGATGTTTTTCTGAACCGAAATAACCAATTCATTTTTTAAACAGGGAACAAAATCTAACCAATAATGTGTACCCATAAAACGAGGTTCGACATATTTCAACTGATATGTAAGATCTAAAACGGCACCCGGTTGAACAGAAGGATATACAAAATCATAAGATTTCTGATCATCATAAAATGAATTTCTTCCCAGATCATTATTTAAATCAATTTTCTGCACTTCTTTCTTTTCATACTTTTTGTTATTGGGAACAAATGTAAAGGCTTTGATGTCGGATGCAACAACAAAACTATTAGAGGGAATAGATTCTTTTTGAAAACTTAATCCGGATTCTTTATTTATAAAAATCTGTTCGCGCATCGTGCATACACCTGTTAACTTGGTGTTCTCAACAAAAATCTTATACTCTTGCGATTTATTGAGATAAACAGCACTTGCATCCGGATAAAGCGTGCGCGCTTCAGCAACACCCGTAATTTGGGCGAAACAAGGAATACTACTAAAAAAGAAACTTGCCCAGAGGACAAGTTTCAAACCATTTCCCAGCCTATTTTTCATCAATCAATTCATCGTTATAATAAACATGGGTATGTGTTAATTTACCCGTTGCATCGTAATATTTAGACGTGCCATGTTGTTTTCCGCTTACAAAATATTCTTCGCTCTTCACTTTACCATTCTCATAATAGCTGGTTGCTTTTCCAATCTTTTCTCCGTTATCATAGTTTTCTTCTTCCTTTATTTTACCGGAAGGATAATAGGCTTTTCTTGTTCCGGAAAGTTCGTCATCAACATAATTCTCTTCTTCTTGTTTGGCACCATTGCTATGGTAAACAATTCGTTTTCCAACCAATTCGCCATTTTTTAAAGAATATTCGATAGCAGGGCTTCCGGTTTTAAAGAATGTTTTTATTGTAGCGGTTTCATTCTTCACATCTATTTTAGGAACCATCACGCCATTCTTGTCAAAATAGCTATAAGAAATCAAGATTCCATCTCTATAATCTCTGGAGATGATCAAATCACCAGTTTCAGAATAGATATTCGCTTTCCCATCAATTTCATCGTATTTATATTCATAGTCACGCTCAATCGCTTTATTCGGATAATACAAGATTGTTTTTCCTTCTTGACTATCATAAACAAAATTCGATTCTTTTTGTAGCGTACCATCTTCGTAATAAAAAAGATGTTTCCCATGTCGATCTCCATCAATAAAACCTCTTTGGGATTGTAATTTCCCATTCGGAAAATAATATTTTACATCCCCATTTGCTTTATTGGTGATGTAATTTTTTTCACTCAACGGTTTTCCACTTGGAAAAAACTCAACAAATGCGCCTTCGCGAAGATTGCGTTTGTATTCAACCTTTTGTTTTGTTTTACCATTTGTATGTTTTGTTTCAAGCATTCCCTCACCTAAGTTAAACACCATCTCTTTTGAAACAATTCCACTGGTATCGTAATACACTCTTTTTTTAACATACCCCAATTCGAAAAATTCTTCGTAAAAAAGTTTTCCGTTGATTGCAAAATACTGTTGCCAACCATCTAAATTTCCATCATTGTAAAAATTCAACTCCTCCAACTTTCCATTCATATAATACGTTTTCCATTCTCCAATTTCTTTATCAAGAATGTAGGCTCCTTCCATGTTCAACTTCCCATTGTTAAAATATTTTCGATAATAACCGTTTGTTTCACCTGCAGAATAATCGGTTTCTGATTTTACTTTTCCATTCGGATGATAATCGATGGCTTTGCCTTCTCGTTTTCCTTCAATATAATTTGTTTCGGAAGTGATATAACCATTGACATTGTAATTTTTCCATACACCGGTAAGATTTCCTGCCAACACTTTCCCTTCACGCTTCTTGTTTCCATTTGGGTAGTACAAATTAGCATCATAGTTATTTCTACCATCTTTTTTGTTCTGGTAGACAACTTTTCCGTTTAAGTCGTAAGCGATGTATTCCTGAAGAATATCATTTTTGTAAACAAACTCTTCAATCAATTTCCCTGAAATATCATAATATTTGGATGTTGCTGTAAGTTTACCATTGGAGTAGGTTTCCTCTAACTGCAATGTTCCGGTATCAAAATAATTTTTCCAAACACCATCTTTTTCACCACTTTTATTATAGTTCCCTTCAGCATCCACTTTACCATTTCGGTGATAACTTTTATACGCTCCCACCAAAACACCTTTTTCATAGTTCACCTCAATTTTTAATGTGTTTTCGGGAAAATTATAGAAGTTCTGGTATTTACCAAATCTGAAACCATCTTTAAAAGTAGATTTTTCCATAAGGTGTCCATTATTGTGATATTGTACCAACGGACCTTGATATTTTCCGGCAACAACATCAATTTCATATTTTAATTTCCCGTTTTGATAATAGTTGGATTCTTTCCCTTCTTGCACACCCATTTTATAATTTTGCACCATTTCTTTTCCACCTGTTGTATAATAGGTGGTGCGTGAACCATCCAATTTACTTACCGAAAAGTATTTTTGTTTTTCGATACTTCCATTTGAATAATAATTTTCAACTAAACCTTCAACCGATCCATCTTTATAATTTTCAACCGTTTTAAGCAAGCCCGAAGAATAATAAAATTTCCAAATGCCTTCACGTTGTGCATTTGCATTAAAAACACCTGAAGCACGAAGAATACCATTTGAATAATAAAAGTCCCAACTTCCAACATTTTCTCCTTTTGCATTCTTATTTCCAACAGATTGGATTTTACTATTTTGATACCAATGACGCGCAACGGTTTGCTTTCCGCTCAACAAACATTCATAGGTAGAAATATTTTCACCAATATAATCGACCACCCAATTAGAAAATTTTTCTGTTTCGTCTTTATTTTTCTTAAGCCAAGAATTAATATCTGGATTTTCGAACTCAGCAAGAATGCCATAAGCATACGGTTCAAAATAATTATTCTTATTCATGGCTTGAAACAACGGAGCATAAAATTCCATATAAAATCCTTTGTCGCTTTTATTCACTTCAATCTTCTCAAAATAAGTTGCATTTGTTTGGTGATATTGAATTTCAACTTAATCTTTGATTTGTATTTATCAGTCAACGCAACTTTTGATTTCACTAAAGCCTCTAATTCAGAAAAATCATCTTGCTCACTTAATCCATCGATCTTTATTACATCTTTAAACTCATATTCGTTTTTAGCAATTTTCTCTAGCTCAGAAACAATTGATTTTGCTCTGGTGGATGAATTGTCGAGTAATAAATAATATTGCCATGCCAGCATTGCAGGAATCAATTTCCCTTGTTTAAGCGCCAAATTGGCCATTACATGATGACTGGAAGCATGGTATGGATTGCATTTGATAGACTGAATCATCAAATCATGTGTTTCTGCATACTTTTCCTGGCGGTATTTCAAAATACCCAATTCAAAATAAAATGAATTATTCAAAGGGTATTTTTTTATTCCCTCGTTGTAAAGTTTCATCGCTTCATCACTTTTTCCCATCTTATCCAGCGCGTTTGCTTTGTAAAGCAATAAACTTGGAGCAAAAGAGGAAGGCAACACAGAAGCTTGGTCACAAACAATTACAGCCATAGAATCCTGTTCACTGGCGATATATGTATTTACCAATTCAACACATGCTAACACATAATTGGTATCGTTTGGATTTACTTTTTTAAATTCCACTATCGCTTCCGCGTATTTTTCTTCGTCATGTAAAGCGACACCTTTTTGGATAATTTTTTTTGAATCGACTTCAAGGGAAGTTTGTGCATAAGAAAATGACACAACAGAGCAGAGCATGCTCACCAGCGTGATAATTTTGTTCATAGGAATAGAGTATTTAGAACCTCAAGATAGGCAATAATTCCGAGAATTCAGGTTTTTTCTTTTCGCACTGGAAAAACTCATCATTTTGAGTGCAGGATGACAAAAATAGCCGAAAGCGATGTTCGCTAGAAACCCAATATAGATATGCTATAGCAGCTAATTAGACAGGAAAACACAATTCAAAACGCATTAAATCGTCCATGTATTTTTTCCGCGAATCAATGCATCCAAATCACCATTACCTTTCGCTGCAATTGCCTCCGTAATTTGAGCATTCATTGCATCTTCATAGCAAAAACGATCTTCCGTATAAAACACACCAAATGGACGCGGCAATGGATTTTCATCAGCAGGTGAAGAAAAGAAACGCACTAAAATATTGGCTTTCACTTGGTCTTTTTCATCGTGAATCCATAAATCGTTTGCTGATACGTCTGCAATATTTACAACAACAGGTTTGAATCCATCCAACTTAAATCCTTTATCGGCATGCTCTCCAAAAATCAAAGGCTTGCCATGCTCCACCATTAAGGTATTTATTTTTTTTGTTCCTTTTTCGGTAAAAACTTCAAATGCTCCATCATTAAACACATTACAGTTTTGATAAATCTCCACCATCGATGTTCCTTTATGACCGTTTGCACGTTTTAAAATTTCACGCAAATGAATCGGATCACGATCCATCGAACGGGCAACAAATGTTGAATCCGCGCCAAGGCATAATGCCAGCGGATTGAACGGATGATCAACAGAACCGGTTGGGGTGGATTTCGTTACTTTTCCTAATGGAGAAGCCGGAGAATATTGTCCTTTTGTTAAACCATAAATTTCGTTGTTAAACAACAAAACGTTCACATCAAAATTCCTGCGCAACAAATGAATTAAATGATTTCCACCAATCGATAATGCATCACCATCACCGGTAACAATCCACACACTTAAATCAGGACGTGTTGCTTTAAGTCCGCTTGCAATGGCTGTAGCGCGACCGTGAATACTGTGCATCCCAAACGTTTCCATGTAATATGGAAAACGTGAAGAGCATCCGATTCCGGAAATAAAAACAATTTGCTCACGCGGAATTCCAAGTTCAGGTATTACCGTTTGCACTTGTTTTAATATAGAATAATCACCGCAACCCGGGCACCAACGAACTTCTTGATCAGTGACAAAATCTTTAGCGGTTAATTTAGTAGTAGCTTCCATTATTTTAATAACTCGATAATTTTATTTTTTAACTCCTCACTCGTAAAAGGCATTCCTTGAATTTTATTTAATCCTTTCGCATCAATAAAATATT
This portion of the Bacteroidota bacterium genome encodes:
- a CDS encoding DUF3857 domain-containing protein, encoding MIFKTKLITLLLLLMTLLSVAQVSTDFAYKKYTWDPNPKLHTLSDKEKEGNYIILKDKIMIEQVYEASGQLVEYSTRHTIVHFNNEKGIEEMNKIYVSYANILEEMDLKGRTITSEGKIIPLNKSSVKKVDNIENAGAFLIFAMEGIDKGGEIEYLYTNKKSFSGSSSWTLQDEVIRKNVSVDIYSPSNLIYEAKGYNGFPQFEKDTALKDKNHIYTSVDYINALNEEKYSTYDANKMRFDYQLTYNTSKGKARLYSWEYCGTDMYSGMFSFEKSETKAIDKLISKLGLANMKTDELKIRALEQFMKTNISLASERVSVDKMLDLKYGNEAALQRLYIGAAKALNIPIELVLTTDRTSRKFDSNFPSWNNLREYLTYYPSVDMYLSCSNYSSRLGFPPPELTNNKGLFIKETVVGDIKAGISKVKFIEPPVYTKSYNNLTESVVFNEETLTPTVSIKQEFVGYSAFYIQPSIFYIEKNQIAELMDNLSKFIGTESIVKSSKYSGAEQADILVNPFVIESVVETPQLMESAGNKYLFKVGALIGSQEELYQDKARQADAEITYTHSFTRVLEIKIPKGYKIKNMDDIIIDKKYTANGKVVSSFVSGYKLEGDVLKINVYEDYQAITYPKEKFEEFRTVINAAADFNKVVLILEKL
- a CDS encoding DUF3857 domain-containing protein, encoding MKNRLGNGLKLVLWASFFFSSIPCFAQITGVAEARTLYPDASAVYLNKSQEYKIFVENTKLTGVCTMREQIFINKESGLSFQKESIPSNSFVVASDIKAFTFVPNNKKYEKKEVQKIDLNNDLGRNSFYDDQKSYDFVYPSVQPGAVLDLTYQLKYVEPRFMGTHYWLDFVPCLKNELVISVQKNITIAYKLFNCENKNIVFTKEEKKNETIYRWTFQSDGSGIYYDDAPNFRYYEPHLVFYVTNYMVDGKNVELLGKPMNLYKWYSDLQKNLNQTEDLKLKQITDSLVANTTSEAEKVNKIFYWVQDNISYVAFEDGLGGFIPRDAGLVCTRKFGDCKDMASIINEMLRFANVKSYLTWIGSRDIPYTYTDVPTPSVDNHMITSYLDKNGVWNFLDATGKHAPQDLYTSFIQGKQALIGVSADSFLIVTVPIKDASVSQTIDSITIDIKDNFVNGKGKAVLSGYDQLEYIYATEHLNVDEKEVFFKGYFAKGSNKVSFSDINQSPFDRTKPLTIHYKFSVPDYARKNQNELYINLNMDLGLGVEQVPASRKVPLNIKHKTKKIVVTILNVPPGYKPEFIPENKRYENDVAGFSSEYTFKNNQIILKNEIYFNILMLEVADFDKYNKVLSELIKSNKQAVSLIKQ
- a CDS encoding toxin-antitoxin system YwqK family antitoxin; the protein is MNKSDKGFYMEFYAPLFQAMNKNNYFEPYAYGILAEFENPDINSWLKKNKDETEKFSNWVVDYIGENISTYECLLSGKQTVARHWYQNSKIQSVGNKNAKGENVGSWDFYYSNGILRASGVFNANAQREGIWKFYYSSGLLKTVENYKDGSVEGLVENYYSNGSIEKQKYFSVSKLDGSRTTYYTTGGKEMVQNYKMGVQEGKESNYYQNGKLKYEIDVVAGKYQGPLVQYHNNGHLMEKSTFKDGFRFGKYQNFYNFPENTLKIEVNYEKGVLVGAYKSYHRNGKVDAEGNYNKSGEKDGVWKNYFDTGTLQLEETYSNGKLTATSKYYDISGKLIEEFVYKNDILQEYIAYDLNGKVVYQNKKDGRNNYDANLYYPNGNKKREGKVLAGNLTGVWKNYNVNGYITSETNYIEGKREGKAIDYHPNGKVKSETDYSAGETNGYYRKYFNNGKLNMEGAYILDKEIGEWKTYYMNGKLEELNFYNDGNLDGWQQYFAINGKLFYEEFFELGYVKKRVYYDTSGIVSKEMVFNLGEGMLETKHTNGKTKQKVEYKRNLREGAFVEFFPSGKPLSEKNYITNKANGDVKYYFPNGKLQSQRGFIDGDRHGKHLFYYEDGTLQKESNFVYDSQEGKTILYYPNKAIERDYEYKYDEIDGKANIYSETGDLIISRDYRDGILISYSYFDKNGVMVPKIDVKNETATIKTFFKTGSPAIEYSLKNGELVGKRIVYHSNGAKQEEENYVDDELSGTRKAYYPSGKIKEEENYDNGEKIGKATSYYENGKVKSEEYFVSGKQHGTSKYYDATGKLTHTHVYYNDELIDEK
- a CDS encoding 2-oxoacid:ferredoxin oxidoreductase subunit beta, which codes for MEATTKLTAKDFVTDQEVRWCPGCGDYSILKQVQTVIPELGIPREQIVFISGIGCSSRFPYYMETFGMHSIHGRATAIASGLKATRPDLSVWIVTGDGDALSIGGNHLIHLLRRNFDVNVLLFNNEIYGLTKGQYSPASPLGKVTKSTPTGSVDHPFNPLALCLGADSTFVARSMDRDPIHLREILKRANGHKGTSMVEIYQNCNVFNDGAFEVFTEKGTKKINTLMVEHGKPLIFGEHADKGFKLDGFKPVVVNIADVSANDLWIHDEKDQVKANILVRFFSSPADENPLPRPFGVFYTEDRFCYEDAMNAQITEAIAAKGNGDLDALIRGKNTWTI